The Parafrankia discariae genomic sequence GCGGCGCGTCGAGCAGGGCCGCGATCCGGCGGGGCACCGGCCCCGGCCGGGGACCGCGGCCGGGCGCGCCGGCCCGCAGCATCGCCGGCGAGACGGCCCCGGACCGCCGACGCCGGGGACGGGCGAGACCCGGGCGCCCGGCGGGCCGGGTGGACCGGGTGGGCTCGCCGTGGCCGGGGTCGGCGAGGGGCGCGTCCGCCCGCTCGGCGGCGGTGGACGGGCGGTCGGCCTGTTCCGTCGCGGCGAGCGCGGCTGTTCCGACGACCTGGGCGACCGAGCGGCGGTCGCCCACCTCCTGCGCCGCCTGCTCGTCCGCCCAGCGCTCGATCGCGTAGTCGATCAGGGTGACCATCGGGCGCAGCGGCGGGAGGGCGGCGGCCGCGAGGCGCGCGGTGAACGCGAAGCGGTGGTGCCGGCCGGCCAGGTGCGCCCGCTCATGGGCGAACAGGGCCTGGTGGCGGCCGTCACCGAGCGCCGCGAGCATTCCCTCCGTGACGACGATCCGCCCCGGCGCGCCGGGGAGCGCGAAGGCGTCCGGGCGGCCGTCGGGGATCACCACCACCTCGCCGGTTCCCGGCAGCGCCGCCGCCTCCGCGCGGGCCGCGTGCAGGGAGTCGTGCTGGCGCCGCCCCGTCACCGCCACTGAGATCATCACGGCCGCGCCGAGCGCCAGGCACGTCCAGGACGCCCACAGCGGCGCCACGGCGATCTGCCAGGATCGCGCCACCGCGCGCAGGTCGGGGGCGAACCCGATGAGGCCCGCCGCCGCGGGCATCCCGAACGCGAGCAGACTCGCGGTGCTGGCCAGCGCGAACAGGACCGCTGCGGTGGTGAAGCCGAGCACCGCGACCCGCGGGGGCAGCCGATCGACCAGGATGCGGCTCGCGACCACGCCCGCCGACGGCGCCAGGGCGAGGGACACGAGGAGTTGGTCGACCACCGGACTCAGCCCTGCCGGCGCGACTCTGAGCCGCGCGTGTGCTCACCGTGCTCGGCGGGTGCCGGCGCGGAGGCGAGAAGATCACGGACGAGGGCCTCGTCGGTGGGCGAGAGCGCGGCGATGAAGTGCGTCAGGGCGCGGCGATGATCGGCCTGCCCGGCGAGGAGCCGGTTCATCCGCCACGCGACCAGTGTGGCTGGATCCCCCGGTGCCGAGTAGATGTAGCCCCGCCCGTGCCGCCGGCGGGTGACCACGCCCTTGCCGTGCAGTCGGGTCAGGGTGGTGACCACCGCGCTGTAGGACAGCCTCGCGGCGGCCGGAAGAAGATCACGAACCTCACCCGGTGAGAGCTCCCCGGAGTGGTGCAGCACACCGAGCACCTCTTCCTCCAGCGACCCGGGTGGACGCCGCCGCGCGGCAGGCACCGCCTCCGGCTCCGCCGAACCCTCGTCCATCACACCGGCCCCCCGGCAGCTTCCGCGGCCCCGGGACCAGCCCGTCCGCACCCCGCCTCACGCGGAACACGATACGAGGCGACCGGCGTGGGTCGACTCCCGCCACGAAACGGAACACCACGGGGCCACACCGCGCTCCCCCGGGTGACGCATCGACTCCCCTCCGGCCAGGCCCATGTCCCCTCCGGCCAGGCCCGTGGCAGGGCGGCGGACCGGGCCCGGACCCGGACGCCGACTCCCCCGGCGGGAACCGGGTCGGGACCGGCCGCGACACCACCGACAGCGGGGGCGGATATGGTGCCGGCATGTCGACCTTCAGGATCAGCGAGGTCGCCGGACTGCTCGGCGTCAGCGACGACACCGTGCGTCGCTGGGCCGACGGCGGCCGGCTGCCGACGGTGCGTGACGGAGCGGGCCGGCAGGCCGTCGAGGGAGCGGTGCTCGCGCAGTTCGCGATCGACATCGCCGGCGAGCTGCCGCTGGCGCCACCGGCGATCGTCGGCGCCTCGGCGCGCAACCGCTTCCCCGGCATCGTGACGCGGGTGCGCCGCGACGACGTGATGGCCCAGGTGGAGATCCAGTCGGGGCGGCACCGGGTGGTCTCCCTGATGAGCCGTGAGGCCGCGGACGAACTGGGCCTGGAGCCCGGCGTGCTCGCCGTGGGCACCGTGAAGGCGACGAACGTGGTGATCGAGCTTCCCGAACGGCACTGATCGCCCACCCGGCCCGCACTGACCCGCCCGCGCGGCCCCGCGCGGGGCTCAACCGTTGAGCCGGGGCCGTGGCCCTGGGCCGGGCCGCCACCCGCGCCCGGTCACGCTCCGGCGTCGAGCCAGTCGCTGAGGATGTCACCGAAGACCGTCGGGTCCTCGCCGCGGTTCCAGAAGGCCGTGGCGCCCTGCACCGCGCGGGCGCCTTCGGCGAGGTAGTCGGCGACATCCCGGCCGGCCAGGACACCGCCGACGCCGACGACGTCGACCTGCTCGGGCAGGAGCGCCCGCAGCTGTCGTACCTGGCCGAGGCCCACCGGCTTGAGCGCGGCTCCACTCAGCCCGGCGAGGGCCACGTCGAGGACGGGGCGCCGCCGGTCGTCGAGGACCAGGGCGTTCGGGAAGGTGTTGACCGCCGTGACGAACCTCGGCCCGCCGTCGGCCTCGGAGCGGCGGCCGAGCAGCGCGGCCAGATCCGCCAGGGCCTCCGGATCGGAGAACGGAGAGATCTTGACCCCGTACGCGGGGGCGGACCGGCGGCCGGCTCCCGCCCGGCCGGCGGCGAGGGCGGCCTCGACCTGGGCGCAGATCGCGTCGGTCTGACCGGGGTCGAAGCAGGCGATGCGCTTCTGCGACCCGCCGTCCCACACGTTCGGGCAGCCGAGGTTGAGCTCGATCAGGTCCGCACCGGTGCCCGCGGCGACGCCGGCCAGCGTCGCGTACTCCTCGGCGGCGAACCCGGCCACGCTGACCACCAGCGGCTTGCCGTGCCGATGCGCGATGTCGGCCATCGCCGGGAGCTGTTCGGCGTAGTACCCGACCCCCCGGTTGGGCAGGCCGAGCGCGTTGAGCGAGTAGGCGCCGGCGGACCAGTAGACCTCACCGCCGTTGCCGGTACGGGCGTCCCGCGTGATCGAGCCGACGACGACCGCGGCGACGGCTCCCCGGGCGAGGGCGGTGACGTCCTCGACGGTCTTGCAGGTGCCGGCGGCGTTCATGATCGGATGTTCGAGCGCGACCCCGGCGAGTGTGACCCCACCCGCCGCCGCCTCGCCGGTCACGCCGCGCCGCCTGTCACCGGGACGAACCCCTCGCTGCCTGCCACGCGGCCAGCGTAACGACCGGCGCGCCCACGCTCACCGGGTGATCAGTTGACTGGCGAGCGCCCCGCCGGCGGTTACGGCCGCGGCCGCCGGGGCCGACCCGGCCGGCGCGGCCGCGGGTACCGCGGTCCCCCGCACCCGGCGCCACAGCCGCGGCAGCGAACCGGCGACCGTGAGCGCCGCCACGGCCGTCAGCAGGAACGGGAGGTGCGCGTTCGCCGCGTACAGGGCGCCCGACGTCAGCGCCGCCCCGGCGGTCGCGGCGGTCTGGGTCGTCGTGAACAGGCCCTGTGCCCGCCCGGCACCGCCGGGTCCGGCCTCCTGCGCCAGCAGCGACTGGGCGGACGGGAAGCTCACGGCCAGCGCGATCGCCTCGGCGCAGCTCACGAGAACGATCAGCCAGAACGACCCGATGAACGAGTAGGTGGCGACGGTGACGCCCGTCGTGGCCGTGGCCGCCAGCACCAGCCAGCGACGGTCGTTGTGGTCGGCGAGCCAGCCCGCGGGCATGGCGCAGACGATGTAGGGCAGCGAGAACAGGGTGAAACTGAGCCCGACCAGCTCCGTCGAGACCCCCCGGTCGGTCAGCAGCAGGCTCCAGCAGGTCTCGTAGGTCCCGACGGCCAGGCCGTTCACCGCGGCGACCAGCAGCAGCCCCGCCACCCCCGGCCCGATCGCCGCGCGGGGTGACCAGCCCCGCCGCCGGGGCGCCCCCGGGAACGGGACGGCAGAGGCGGTAGCCGCGGCGGCGGTGACGGCAGTGGTGGCGGAGCAGTCGACGGGGACGTCGGACAGCGCCGGCGCGCGGCGGGGGTCGCCGTCCGGCCGGAGCAGGACCAGCACCGGGACGGAGGCGACCGCCGCGGCCACCCCCGCCCCCAGGAAGAGCAGGTCCATCCGCTGTTCGCCGGCGAGCCCGCCGAGCAGGGGACCGATGGCGGTCCCGGCGATCTGACCGGTGTAGACGGCGCTGACGGCCCGACCGGTGAGATCAGACGGCACGGTCGCGGCGATCGCGGTGAGCACGGCCACCTCGAAGGCCCCGGCCCCGGCCCCCTGCAGCACCCGCATCGCCGTGTCACACATGATCCCCGGTGAGACGATCAGCCCGGCGCATCCCACGGCGTAGGCGACGAGCCCGGAGACCAGCACCGGGCGGTGCCCCCGCGTCGCGGTGGCCAGGCCCGCCGGGTACTGGGAGAGCAGCGCGCCGAGGAAGAACGCGGCCATGACCATGCCGACCCCACCGGCGGAGACGTCCCGTTCCTCCAGGTAGAGCGGGAGGATCGGCGCGATCGCGAACGCCCCGAGCCACTGCAGCAGCGTGGCCGCGCCCAGCGCGACCACCAGACGTCCGATGGCACCGTGGGTGAGCGAGGCGGCCGGCTGCCCGCCCGGACCGGTTCCCTCGGAGGGCGCCGCCGGCCCCCGTGGCCCGCCCGGCGCGTAGGGTCCGCCCGGCGCGTAGGGCCCCGCGTCGCCCGTGGGACCGGTTCGGTGTTCTCGGCCGGGCCGCGGCCGACCGGCTGGTCCCGCGCTTCCCGTTGTTCTTCGCATAGCTCCGTCGCCCCCGTCGGCGCGCGCCACGCCGCTTCGAGCGCCCGGCTCGGGCCTGACGCGCTTCCGGGTCCTCCGCCCGGTTCGTCCCGTCGAAGTACTACCGTCCGTCCGGACGGTCGGTCAACCCGGTAGCATGCGTGAGACGGTGCGAAGTACCAGGTGGGCCGGTGCGTGCGGCACAATGGCGGTCGTGCCCGCCTCGGACCCGGCTGCGACGCGACAGCGGTTGCTGGACGCCGCTTGGCGCGTCCTCACCCGGCACGGCAGCCAGGCCCTCAGCCTGGACGCGGTCGCCCGCGAGGCGACGGTCTCCAAGGGAGGCCTGTTACACCACTTCCCGACGCGTGCGTCGCTCATCGACGCGCTCTACGACCGGTGGAACGACGAGTTCGAGGCGGAGGTCACCGCGCGGGCCATGCTGGACGAGCGGCCGGGCGGCTGGGCTCGGGCCTACCTGGACGCCGCTACGGCGGCCGGCGTGCAGCAGCGGGACAGCACCGCCGAGGTC encodes the following:
- a CDS encoding TOBE domain-containing protein; the encoded protein is MSTFRISEVAGLLGVSDDTVRRWADGGRLPTVRDGAGRQAVEGAVLAQFAIDIAGELPLAPPAIVGASARNRFPGIVTRVRRDDVMAQVEIQSGRHRVVSLMSREAADELGLEPGVLAVGTVKATNVVIELPERH
- a CDS encoding MFS transporter, whose amino-acid sequence is MVALGAATLLQWLGAFAIAPILPLYLEERDVSAGGVGMVMAAFFLGALLSQYPAGLATATRGHRPVLVSGLVAYAVGCAGLIVSPGIMCDTAMRVLQGAGAGAFEVAVLTAIAATVPSDLTGRAVSAVYTGQIAGTAIGPLLGGLAGEQRMDLLFLGAGVAAAVASVPVLVLLRPDGDPRRAPALSDVPVDCSATTAVTAAAATASAVPFPGAPRRRGWSPRAAIGPGVAGLLLVAAVNGLAVGTYETCWSLLLTDRGVSTELVGLSFTLFSLPYIVCAMPAGWLADHNDRRWLVLAATATTGVTVATYSFIGSFWLIVLVSCAEAIALAVSFPSAQSLLAQEAGPGGAGRAQGLFTTTQTAATAGAALTSGALYAANAHLPFLLTAVAALTVAGSLPRLWRRVRGTAVPAAAPAGSAPAAAAVTAGGALASQLITR
- a CDS encoding beta/alpha barrel domain-containing protein, coding for MTGEAAAGGVTLAGVALEHPIMNAAGTCKTVEDVTALARGAVAAVVVGSITRDARTGNGGEVYWSAGAYSLNALGLPNRGVGYYAEQLPAMADIAHRHGKPLVVSVAGFAAEEYATLAGVAAGTGADLIELNLGCPNVWDGGSQKRIACFDPGQTDAICAQVEAALAAGRAGAGRRSAPAYGVKISPFSDPEALADLAALLGRRSEADGGPRFVTAVNTFPNALVLDDRRRPVLDVALAGLSGAALKPVGLGQVRQLRALLPEQVDVVGVGGVLAGRDVADYLAEGARAVQGATAFWNRGEDPTVFGDILSDWLDAGA
- a CDS encoding M48 family metalloprotease gives rise to the protein MVDQLLVSLALAPSAGVVASRILVDRLPPRVAVLGFTTAAVLFALASTASLLAFGMPAAAGLIGFAPDLRAVARSWQIAVAPLWASWTCLALGAAVMISVAVTGRRQHDSLHAARAEAAALPGTGEVVVIPDGRPDAFALPGAPGRIVVTEGMLAALGDGRHQALFAHERAHLAGRHHRFAFTARLAAAALPPLRPMVTLIDYAIERWADEQAAQEVGDRRSVAQVVGTAALAATEQADRPSTAAERADAPLADPGHGEPTRSTRPAGRPGLARPRRRRSGAVSPAMLRAGAPGRGPRPGPVPRRIAALLDAPLRGNYGLLLVALPAALAAASCGVAVEALLDLPYRRVFALAES
- a CDS encoding BlaI/MecI/CopY family transcriptional regulator, whose amino-acid sequence is MDEGSAEPEAVPAARRRPPGSLEEEVLGVLHHSGELSPGEVRDLLPAAARLSYSAVVTTLTRLHGKGVVTRRRHGRGYIYSAPGDPATLVAWRMNRLLAGQADHRRALTHFIAALSPTDEALVRDLLASAPAPAEHGEHTRGSESRRQG
- a CDS encoding TetR/AcrR family transcriptional regulator — translated: MAVVPASDPAATRQRLLDAAWRVLTRHGSQALSLDAVAREATVSKGGLLHHFPTRASLIDALYDRWNDEFEAEVTARAMLDERPGGWARAYLDAATAAGVQQRDSTAEVGFLAALIADPERLQRFRQRYEHWQNRIVQDRIDPATATLVRMAADGMWLAELLGLAPPTGELRGQMLEALRALATPAGGPAAAAPGPPVPAPSPAAEQAAR